The DNA window CGGCTACTTATACGGCCGTGGCGCGGCCGATATGAAAGGATCTCTGGCCGCCATGGTGGTTGCGACCGAACGTTTTATTGCGCAGCACCCAGACCACAAAGGTTCGATCGGTTTTCTCATCACCTCTGATGAAGAAGGGCCGTTTATCAACGGTACGGTGCGCGTGGTGGAAACCTTGATGGCACGCGATGAAAACATTGATATGTGTATTGTCGGTGAACCCTCAAGCACCGCCATCGTCGGTGATGTAGTGAAAAACGGCCGTCGAGGTTCCATTACTGGCGATCTTACCGTCAAAGGCACGCAAGGTCATGTCGCTTACCCGCACCTTGCTGACAACCCAGTCCACAAGTCATTGCTGGCGATTCACGAGTTGGCCACCACCGAGTGGGATCAAGGCAACGAGTTCTTCCCGCCGACCAGCTTCCAGATCCCTAACGTCCAAGCAGGCACCGGCGCATCTAACGTGATTCCAGGGGAATTTCATGTCCAGTTTAACCTGCGTTTTAGCACTGAACTGAATAATGAAGCCATTGTCGAGCGTGTCACCGCGACCCTCAACCGTTACGATCTGAACTATGATCTGAAATGGACATTCAATGGCGACCCGTTTTTAACCGACACTGGCGCGTTACTAGAGGCCGTGGTTGCCGCTGTGGATGAGGTTAACCAAACCAAGCCTGCACTATTGACCACAGGTGGCACCTCAGACGGACGCTTTATCGCCCGCATGGGTGGACAAGTGGTAGAGCTTGGCCCAGTGAATGCGACCATTCATAAAGTCAATGAGTGCGTCAAGATCGATGATCTGGAAAAGCTGACCGAC is part of the Vibrio cidicii genome and encodes:
- the dapE gene encoding succinyl-diaminopimelate desuccinylase, coding for MTDSPVLALTKDLISRQSVTPEDAGCQDVMIERLQALGFEIERMVFEDTTNFWARRGSEAPLFAFAGHTDVVPAGKLDQWHTPPFEPTEKDGYLYGRGAADMKGSLAAMVVATERFIAQHPDHKGSIGFLITSDEEGPFINGTVRVVETLMARDENIDMCIVGEPSSTAIVGDVVKNGRRGSITGDLTVKGTQGHVAYPHLADNPVHKSLLAIHELATTEWDQGNEFFPPTSFQIPNVQAGTGASNVIPGEFHVQFNLRFSTELNNEAIVERVTATLNRYDLNYDLKWTFNGDPFLTDTGALLEAVVAAVDEVNQTKPALLTTGGTSDGRFIARMGGQVVELGPVNATIHKVNECVKIDDLEKLTDMYQKTLEHLLA